A region of Maribacter algicola DNA encodes the following proteins:
- a CDS encoding MFS transporter, whose translation MQLTKPSLSFWQIFNMNVGFLGIQYSFGLQQTAINPIFLYLGAPEDMLPILNIAGPVTGLVVQPIIGAMSDKTWSPRWGRRKPYFLIGALIGSICLFMFPSSPVLWFAVGLLWILDVGNNMAMEPYRAFVGDKLPEKQFSLGYQMQSLFVGAGILLANGSIVLFQYLFGDETIEVAGSIPTWLYYSFYIGGILSITTILWSVLRTPEIPPTDEELEEINRAKDKPLGTRIAKPFTEIKEAIQKMPTFLWKLGAVYLFQWYALFVYWQYITPLFMNTLGYSTSEAASQSAQMSLTYNIVTMVVALGLVPLTLRFGGKKVYAISLVGTAIALFTIPFIEDSLLVLAPMVLFGVGWAAMMGIPYTMVSKVVPQERRGVYMGILNMMIVIPMGIETLTFGPIYKYLLGGNAVNAMLFAGIFFVIAAVLAMRLNVGRDKTDIDL comes from the coding sequence ATGCAACTAACGAAACCAAGTCTAAGCTTCTGGCAAATTTTCAACATGAATGTCGGGTTTTTGGGCATTCAGTATAGCTTTGGACTGCAACAAACGGCAATTAATCCAATATTTTTATATCTGGGCGCCCCAGAGGATATGTTACCCATTTTGAACATTGCTGGGCCTGTAACCGGCTTGGTCGTGCAACCTATCATTGGGGCTATGTCAGATAAAACATGGTCACCGCGCTGGGGTAGGAGAAAGCCTTATTTCTTGATCGGCGCATTGATTGGGAGTATTTGTCTTTTTATGTTTCCCTCGAGCCCGGTACTTTGGTTTGCCGTGGGACTTTTATGGATTTTGGACGTGGGTAATAACATGGCCATGGAGCCTTATAGAGCTTTTGTTGGTGATAAGTTGCCAGAAAAGCAGTTCAGTCTGGGATATCAGATGCAGAGTCTGTTTGTAGGTGCTGGTATCTTGTTGGCAAACGGCTCCATTGTCCTTTTTCAATATCTTTTTGGTGATGAAACCATAGAGGTTGCTGGGTCCATTCCCACTTGGTTGTATTATTCGTTTTATATTGGAGGTATACTCTCCATAACTACTATATTATGGTCGGTTTTAAGAACTCCTGAAATTCCTCCAACAGATGAAGAATTAGAGGAAATTAATAGGGCAAAGGATAAACCTTTGGGAACTAGGATAGCAAAACCTTTTACGGAAATTAAGGAGGCCATTCAAAAAATGCCTACATTCCTTTGGAAGTTGGGAGCTGTGTATTTGTTTCAATGGTATGCTCTGTTCGTCTATTGGCAATACATAACACCTTTGTTCATGAATACGTTGGGGTATTCAACATCGGAAGCAGCTTCACAATCGGCACAAATGAGTTTAACCTATAACATTGTTACTATGGTCGTGGCATTGGGGCTTGTACCGTTGACCCTTAGGTTTGGGGGTAAAAAAGTCTATGCCATCAGTTTGGTAGGTACTGCCATTGCATTATTTACAATCCCATTTATTGAAGATTCCTTATTGGTTCTGGCTCCTATGGTTTTGTTTGGAGTTGGTTGGGCCGCCATGATGGGAATCCCTTACACTATGGTTTCCAAAGTGGTGCCCCAAGAAAGAAGAGGGGTGTACATGGGTATTTTGAACATGATGATTGTTATCCCAATGGGTATCGAAACCTTGACCTTTGGTCCTATCTACAAATATCTTTTGGGCGGTAATGCCGTAAATGCTATGCTGTTTGCAGGTATATTTTTTGTAATTGCAGCCGTATTGGCCATGCGATTGAATGTTGGCAGAGATAAAACCGATATTGATTTATAA
- the queG gene encoding tRNA epoxyqueuosine(34) reductase QueG: protein MNRSEFSKQIKTEAKRLGFLSCGISKADFLEEEAPRLETWLKRNMHGEMGYMENHFDKRLDPRLLVDRAKSVISLLLNYYPEDKQREDSYKLAKYAYGQDYHHVIKGKLGQLHQFISEEIGEVNGRAFVDSAPVLDKAWAAKSGLGWIGKNSNLLTKEVGSFYFIAELIVDLELEYDTPVTDHCGTCTACIDACPTKAIVEPYVVDGSKCISYLTIELKNEIPKGFEGKMDDWMFGCDVCQDVCPWNRFSKPHNEPLFAPHPELLSMSKKDWEEITDEVFKKVFKKSAVKRTKFSGLKRNIEFLRNNS, encoded by the coding sequence ATGAACCGGAGTGAATTTTCAAAGCAAATAAAAACCGAAGCCAAGCGCCTCGGTTTTTTGTCCTGTGGTATTTCCAAAGCGGATTTTTTGGAGGAAGAGGCCCCACGATTGGAAACATGGCTGAAAAGGAACATGCACGGGGAAATGGGGTATATGGAAAACCATTTTGACAAGCGTTTGGATCCTAGATTGCTGGTGGATCGTGCAAAGTCCGTTATTTCCCTTTTGTTAAACTACTATCCTGAAGATAAGCAAAGAGAAGATTCCTATAAGCTAGCCAAATATGCCTATGGACAGGATTACCATCATGTGATTAAAGGAAAACTTGGGCAATTGCACCAATTTATCTCCGAAGAAATAGGCGAGGTAAATGGCCGTGCCTTTGTAGATTCCGCACCAGTTTTGGATAAGGCCTGGGCTGCCAAAAGTGGTCTTGGATGGATCGGTAAGAACAGTAACCTCTTGACAAAGGAAGTGGGTTCCTTTTATTTTATTGCAGAACTTATTGTTGATCTGGAATTGGAATACGATACACCCGTCACGGACCATTGCGGTACCTGTACAGCCTGTATCGATGCGTGCCCAACAAAGGCCATTGTAGAACCGTATGTGGTAGATGGGAGTAAGTGTATTTCATACTTGACCATCGAACTTAAAAACGAAATTCCAAAGGGTTTTGAGGGCAAAATGGACGATTGGATGTTCGGGTGTGATGTTTGTCAGGATGTATGCCCTTGGAATCGGTTTTCAAAACCACACAATGAGCCCTTGTTCGCTCCCCATCCTGAATTGTTATCGATGTCCAAAAAAGACTGGGAAGAAATTACCGATGAAGTTTTTAAAAAGGTGTTTAAAAAATCGGCGGTGAAGCGTACCAAATTTTCTGGTTTAAAAAGAAACATAGAATTTTTACGAAATAACTCCTAG
- a CDS encoding diheme cytochrome c-553: MKKSGFKLMALLILVFTSCNQPKEKKEEGVVDEKEKALNLEERGEYLVNVIGCADCHTPKKMTEKGPVPDMDRYMMGFDAYGSLPPVPENVPIGPWALFAGDLTAAVGPWGTSYAGNLTPHETGIGNWTLHQFRKAIKEGKYKGLDGSRPIMPPMPVEAYKNLEDIDVEAIFVYLKSLKPIENVVPAYTPPSS; the protein is encoded by the coding sequence ATGAAAAAAAGTGGATTTAAACTCATGGCTTTACTGATTTTGGTGTTCACTTCCTGTAATCAACCAAAGGAGAAAAAAGAGGAGGGAGTGGTGGATGAAAAGGAGAAAGCATTGAATTTGGAAGAACGGGGCGAGTATTTGGTTAACGTAATAGGTTGTGCCGATTGCCATACCCCTAAAAAAATGACGGAAAAAGGGCCTGTGCCCGATATGGATAGATACATGATGGGGTTCGACGCTTACGGTTCCTTACCACCTGTTCCAGAAAATGTTCCCATAGGGCCTTGGGCCTTGTTTGCTGGTGATCTTACGGCTGCCGTAGGACCTTGGGGAACGAGCTATGCGGGAAACCTTACACCGCATGAAACTGGTATTGGAAACTGGACCTTACATCAGTTTAGAAAAGCCATAAAAGAAGGTAAGTATAAGGGATTGGATGGTTCAAGGCCTATTATGCCACCAATGCCTGTGGAAGCTTACAAGAATCTGGAAGACATAGACGTTGAGGCGATTTTTGTCTACCTAAAATCTTTAAAGCCAATTGAAAATGTAGTGCCTGCCTACACACCACCTTCTTCTTAA
- a CDS encoding hybrid sensor histidine kinase/response regulator transcription factor produces the protein MRFFYHILLLLCLKSGFVLSQESVYVLDTLYPVHSLDHMLQVYKDSDNSLTPEKIKSDSTLTYLRGDELPKYLEVGTTYWGKLALRAKQPMKGWTLHFEDKMIGPPAWTKSNGTVDVFGYIDGKMVFQEKTGVEYPKNERGYKGYWVMNAIKLDRLPIDKAITLIMKVEGNSFGYPSYFNLTVRSPEQPYYYQFNQFNNSFNLFLFGVTFIILVYHLLQYFYLRESIYLWFCFWLLFCTFTQAMTTGLFIGSIITFRYAIWFLIANGQFYSWWFFGRAFVDSKRKFLRTDKMMLGLALLILTEILLTAFYVVFTKPQTNFTGVGFHYVILNIYTVLSLVVSIVLILKKDLFARYFGIGTLVACLSMIVGTLWSLGIITPPFRLDPYATGIFLQIIIYSFGIAYRRQTLSKQSEYERLEAERSRTEMLRMKDLDDLKTRFFTNISHEFRTPLTLIQGPISNAKRLKENTDDDGVTLSHKDFDMVQRNAGRLNSLVNELLELAKLESGKTLLSVKQADIVPFLKLMVYSFESMAERAQLSYDVVFKKMSKMAYFDSDKLEKMVSNVLSNAFKYTEKGGKVSVVVDFENDKLLMSVSDTGNGIAQEDLPYVFDRFYRVEGSEKKGSGIGLALTKELVDLHQGEIKVESVLGEGTTFLLTLPITLVGLPKSALVIDQEATKVSINNNSGILFSETEINDSTTQLDMPIVLVVEDNADLRSYISDILAGEYVVLVAEDGEQGERMALEQIPDIVISDVMMPKKDGFALCEALKTNSKTSHIPVILLTAKAGQDNKMQGLYQGADAYVTKPFSAEELLVRSKNLISLREKLWQKIKDADGILLDDLPLNSMDDEFMQKVFRTIKDHLDNSSFSVELLANSVGFSRAQLHRKLKALVNKSPNQLISEVRLKTAYQLLMNKTGNVSEVAYSVGFSNLSYFAKSFKDKFGVSPSELTVTKS, from the coding sequence ATGCGTTTCTTTTACCACATTCTTTTACTCCTGTGCTTAAAATCAGGCTTCGTTCTTTCACAAGAAAGTGTCTATGTTTTGGATACGTTGTATCCTGTACATAGCCTTGACCATATGTTACAGGTTTATAAGGATTCCGACAATAGCCTAACTCCGGAAAAAATAAAATCCGATTCTACCCTTACTTATTTACGAGGGGATGAATTACCTAAATATCTAGAAGTAGGTACAACCTACTGGGGCAAGTTAGCGCTAAGGGCCAAACAACCGATGAAAGGATGGACACTTCATTTTGAGGATAAAATGATCGGTCCTCCCGCATGGACAAAAAGCAATGGAACAGTTGATGTCTTTGGTTATATTGATGGGAAAATGGTATTCCAAGAAAAAACAGGTGTAGAGTATCCAAAAAATGAAAGAGGCTACAAAGGATATTGGGTAATGAACGCTATCAAATTGGACCGCCTGCCAATTGATAAGGCCATCACGCTAATTATGAAGGTAGAGGGTAATAGTTTTGGGTATCCCTCATACTTCAATCTAACCGTTCGAAGCCCAGAACAGCCCTATTACTATCAGTTCAATCAATTTAATAACAGTTTTAATCTCTTTCTTTTTGGGGTCACTTTTATCATTTTGGTCTATCATTTACTACAATACTTCTATTTAAGGGAATCCATTTACTTATGGTTTTGTTTTTGGCTATTGTTCTGTACGTTTACCCAGGCCATGACTACTGGTTTGTTTATAGGTAGTATTATCACTTTTAGGTATGCCATTTGGTTTTTGATAGCCAATGGGCAATTTTATTCTTGGTGGTTTTTTGGTAGGGCCTTTGTCGATTCAAAAAGAAAGTTCCTTAGAACGGACAAAATGATGTTGGGGTTAGCTCTTCTGATTCTGACAGAAATTTTACTAACAGCATTTTATGTGGTCTTCACAAAACCACAGACCAATTTTACCGGGGTCGGTTTCCATTATGTCATATTGAATATTTACACGGTTTTAAGTTTAGTGGTTTCCATAGTTCTCATACTAAAAAAAGATCTTTTTGCTAGATATTTTGGTATTGGAACCTTGGTGGCTTGTTTGTCTATGATTGTTGGAACGCTTTGGTCTCTCGGTATTATTACCCCTCCGTTTCGGTTAGATCCATATGCAACTGGAATATTTTTACAAATAATCATCTATTCCTTTGGTATTGCCTACAGAAGACAAACGTTGTCCAAACAATCTGAATACGAAAGATTGGAGGCGGAACGCTCAAGGACGGAAATGCTTCGAATGAAGGATTTGGACGATCTAAAGACCCGCTTCTTTACGAATATCAGTCACGAATTTAGAACACCGCTTACCTTGATACAGGGACCTATTTCCAATGCGAAACGATTAAAGGAGAATACCGATGATGATGGGGTGACCTTGAGCCATAAGGACTTCGATATGGTACAAAGAAATGCAGGAAGGTTGAATTCCTTGGTCAATGAGTTATTGGAACTGGCTAAATTGGAAAGCGGCAAAACCTTATTGTCCGTAAAGCAGGCGGATATAGTTCCCTTTCTTAAGTTGATGGTCTACTCGTTCGAGAGTATGGCGGAGCGAGCACAATTATCGTATGATGTAGTGTTCAAAAAAATGTCCAAAATGGCTTATTTCGATTCGGATAAACTGGAAAAAATGGTCAGTAATGTGTTGTCCAATGCATTCAAATATACCGAGAAGGGGGGTAAGGTAAGTGTTGTGGTAGATTTTGAGAATGATAAATTGCTAATGTCCGTTTCCGATACGGGAAATGGAATTGCCCAAGAAGACTTGCCTTATGTTTTTGATAGATTCTACCGTGTTGAAGGTTCAGAGAAGAAGGGCTCCGGTATCGGGTTGGCGTTGACTAAGGAATTGGTCGATTTACATCAGGGCGAAATAAAGGTCGAGAGTGTTTTAGGGGAGGGAACTACTTTTTTATTGACTCTTCCCATTACATTGGTAGGACTACCAAAATCTGCCTTGGTCATAGACCAGGAAGCGACTAAAGTTTCTATTAACAACAATTCTGGGATATTGTTTTCAGAAACTGAAATTAATGATTCAACAACACAATTGGATATGCCGATTGTTTTAGTGGTGGAGGACAATGCAGATTTAAGGAGCTACATCAGTGATATTCTTGCAGGCGAATATGTGGTGCTGGTCGCAGAGGATGGTGAACAAGGTGAAAGGATGGCTTTGGAACAAATTCCTGACATTGTCATCAGTGACGTTATGATGCCGAAAAAGGATGGTTTTGCACTATGCGAAGCTTTAAAAACCAATAGCAAAACAAGCCACATCCCCGTTATTTTACTTACGGCAAAGGCCGGTCAGGACAATAAGATGCAAGGGCTATACCAGGGCGCAGACGCCTATGTGACTAAACCCTTTTCCGCTGAGGAATTATTGGTACGCAGTAAGAACCTTATTTCCTTGAGGGAAAAACTGTGGCAAAAAATAAAGGATGCTGATGGTATTCTGTTGGATGACCTTCCCTTAAACTCGATGGATGACGAATTTATGCAGAAGGTTTTTCGTACCATAAAGGACCATTTGGACAATTCTTCTTTTTCCGTGGAATTGTTGGCCAATTCCGTTGGTTTCAGTCGGGCACAACTCCATCGGAAATTGAAGGCTTTGGTTAACAAGTCCCCGAATCAATTGATTTCGGAAGTGCGACTGAAGACGGCCTATCAACTATTGATGAATAAAACGGGTAATGTTTCGGAAGTAGCTTACTCTGTCGGTTTTTCAAATCTTTCCTACTTCGCAAAGAGCTTTAAGGACAAATTTGGGGTTTCTCCAAGTGAACTGACCGTCACTAAGAGCTAA
- the ruvB gene encoding Holliday junction branch migration DNA helicase RuvB, translated as MNEYLDPSTNGFSDSELDIERALRPVSFDDFTGQEQVLENLKVFVEAANRRGEALDHTLFHGPPGLGKTTLANILANELGVGIKITSGPVLDKPGDLAGLLTNLDERDVLFIDEIHRLSPIVEEYLYSAMEDYKIDIMIETGPNARSVQINLNPFTLIGATTRSGLLTAPMRARFGIQSRLQYYDTELLSTIVQRSAEILKVPITNEAAIEIAGRSRGTPRICNALLRRVRDFAQIKGNGNIDIEISKFGLKALNVDAHGLDEMDNKILTTIIDKFKGGPVGITTLATAVSESAETIEEVYEPFLIQQGFIMRTPRGREVTELAYKHLGRIKGGIQPGLF; from the coding sequence ATGAATGAATATTTAGATCCATCCACCAACGGTTTTTCCGATTCGGAGCTCGACATTGAAAGGGCATTAAGGCCCGTTAGCTTTGATGACTTCACCGGTCAGGAGCAGGTATTGGAAAATCTTAAGGTCTTTGTTGAGGCGGCCAATAGAAGAGGGGAAGCTTTGGATCATACCCTGTTTCATGGGCCTCCAGGACTTGGAAAGACTACCTTGGCAAATATTCTGGCCAATGAATTGGGTGTCGGAATCAAAATTACTTCGGGTCCAGTTTTGGACAAACCAGGGGATTTGGCAGGTCTTTTGACCAACCTGGATGAAAGGGACGTTCTTTTTATTGATGAGATCCATCGGTTGAGTCCCATCGTGGAAGAGTACCTCTATTCCGCCATGGAAGACTATAAAATTGATATCATGATAGAAACGGGTCCCAATGCCCGTTCGGTCCAGATAAACCTAAATCCGTTTACCTTAATTGGTGCTACCACAAGATCGGGACTGTTGACTGCTCCTATGAGGGCGAGATTCGGTATACAAAGTCGGTTGCAATATTACGATACTGAGTTGCTTTCTACTATTGTGCAGAGAAGTGCTGAAATATTAAAAGTACCCATTACCAATGAGGCGGCCATTGAAATTGCGGGCAGGAGTAGGGGAACACCAAGAATCTGCAACGCATTGCTACGAAGGGTGCGGGATTTTGCCCAAATTAAGGGTAATGGAAATATTGACATCGAGATTTCTAAATTTGGCCTCAAAGCTTTAAATGTAGATGCCCATGGATTGGACGAGATGGACAATAAGATATTGACGACCATCATCGATAAATTCAAGGGCGGTCCTGTGGGTATTACAACGTTGGCCACTGCGGTTTCAGAAAGTGCCGAAACCATTGAGGAGGTATACGAACCTTTTTTAATTCAGCAGGGCTTTATCATGCGTACCCCAAGGGGTCGTGAGGTAACCGAGTTGGCCTATAAGCACCTCGGTAGGATAAAGGGTGGCATACAACCCGGTTTGTTCTAA
- a CDS encoding acyl-CoA dehydrogenase family protein: MEKKIYTPGILQYIPFFYVIWSDDLVSDSEVNVVEKAIENDPTLLDTEKVLLHSWLQVRNPPKNKEFKNWKQTISNSGIKLLEGETYPLTTFSQKVVCHYHETCPFNEQLKSIEVNLGIQPNHYNHLFEVEVEHMASANTYMANEISKILKGKHAPTIDSFQKLLGDPIFKWGIHRKKEDFRQIVLDQVRFLAKKGYGAMAYPSDYGGTGDMEGYATIFENLMYVDGSLTIKFGVQFGLFGGSIQKLGTKLHHDTYLTDAGQAKLLGCFAMTETGHGSNVRGIKTTATYRKEDDSLIIHTPGENDNKEYIGNALHSTIASVFAQLIVDGKNEGVHAILVPLRNEKHELLPGIRIEDNGYKLGLNGVDNGKIWFYQVKVPRANLLNKYGTIKEDGSYHSDIKNPNKRFFTMLGTLVGGRICVARAGLGGAKMALAIAIKHALKRRQFNDNIKIQEDLLMDYPSHQLRLTPLVASAYVYHATLDKMMEIYCDDGQPDKRKVETQVAGLKSIITWYANSTIQECREACGGKGYLLENRIADLKGDVDIFTTFEGDNNVLLQLAAKGVLSDFKSEFNSAGFSSVLKLLSLQLSDKLATVNPLYSNKVDKEHLYNPKFHKHAFDYRTRRLTYTLAMRIRDYIKKGVPSYQAFLKVQTHLLALGKAYSVELAYNTYFEFTETIKDSKNKDLFQKLGTLYALYEIRQDASWYLEQGYIGGTKSKAIRQRVERLCTELRPHIHVLVDGFGIPDNCLTAPIAG; this comes from the coding sequence ATGGAAAAGAAAATATATACCCCTGGGATACTTCAATACATCCCATTTTTTTATGTAATCTGGTCAGATGACCTTGTTTCGGATTCAGAAGTCAATGTTGTAGAAAAGGCCATTGAGAATGACCCCACTTTATTGGATACAGAAAAGGTACTTTTGCACTCTTGGTTACAAGTACGGAACCCTCCCAAGAACAAGGAATTCAAGAATTGGAAACAGACGATTTCCAATTCGGGCATCAAATTATTGGAAGGGGAAACCTACCCGTTGACAACCTTCAGCCAAAAAGTGGTGTGCCATTATCATGAAACATGTCCCTTCAATGAGCAATTAAAAAGTATCGAGGTCAATCTGGGAATCCAACCCAACCATTACAATCATTTGTTTGAAGTAGAGGTAGAGCACATGGCAAGTGCCAACACCTATATGGCGAATGAAATATCCAAAATCCTAAAAGGAAAACATGCTCCTACTATCGATAGCTTCCAGAAATTACTAGGGGACCCTATTTTCAAATGGGGGATTCATCGCAAAAAGGAAGACTTTAGACAAATTGTCCTTGACCAAGTACGTTTTTTGGCCAAAAAAGGGTACGGAGCCATGGCCTATCCAAGCGATTATGGCGGCACAGGCGATATGGAAGGTTATGCCACCATCTTTGAGAATTTAATGTATGTAGATGGAAGCCTGACCATAAAATTTGGTGTTCAATTTGGACTTTTTGGCGGCAGTATACAAAAACTGGGCACAAAACTCCATCATGATACGTACCTAACGGATGCCGGTCAGGCCAAACTCTTAGGTTGTTTTGCTATGACCGAAACCGGACATGGTTCCAATGTAAGAGGTATAAAAACTACGGCTACCTATCGAAAGGAAGATGACAGTCTAATCATTCATACCCCTGGTGAAAATGACAACAAAGAATATATTGGTAATGCCTTACATTCTACAATAGCATCTGTTTTCGCGCAGCTGATCGTTGACGGAAAAAATGAAGGCGTGCACGCCATTCTAGTACCCCTAAGAAATGAAAAGCACGAACTGCTTCCCGGCATCCGGATAGAGGACAACGGATATAAACTAGGTCTAAATGGCGTGGATAACGGAAAGATATGGTTCTACCAAGTAAAAGTTCCCCGTGCCAATCTCTTGAACAAATATGGAACCATTAAGGAAGACGGCTCCTATCATTCAGATATCAAAAACCCCAATAAACGATTCTTTACCATGTTGGGAACTTTGGTAGGAGGAAGAATCTGCGTAGCCAGGGCCGGTTTAGGAGGCGCAAAAATGGCCTTGGCCATTGCCATTAAACATGCCCTAAAAAGAAGACAGTTCAATGACAATATTAAAATACAGGAAGATTTGTTGATGGATTATCCTTCGCATCAATTACGTTTGACCCCATTGGTGGCGAGTGCCTATGTCTACCATGCCACCTTGGACAAAATGATGGAGATATATTGTGACGATGGTCAACCCGATAAACGTAAGGTGGAAACACAAGTGGCAGGACTCAAATCGATAATAACCTGGTATGCCAACAGTACCATCCAGGAATGTAGGGAAGCCTGTGGAGGAAAGGGATACCTTTTAGAAAACCGTATTGCTGATCTCAAGGGCGATGTTGATATTTTCACAACCTTTGAAGGGGACAACAATGTTCTTTTGCAATTGGCGGCAAAAGGTGTGCTTTCAGATTTTAAATCGGAATTCAACAGTGCGGGATTCTCTTCTGTGCTTAAATTGTTAAGCCTGCAATTGTCGGACAAACTAGCGACTGTAAATCCCTTATATTCAAACAAAGTGGACAAGGAGCATCTATATAATCCAAAATTCCACAAACATGCTTTCGACTATAGAACCCGTAGGTTGACCTATACTTTGGCGATGCGCATTCGGGATTATATTAAAAAAGGGGTGCCTTCCTACCAGGCCTTTTTAAAGGTACAAACCCATTTATTGGCCTTGGGAAAGGCCTATAGTGTAGAATTGGCCTATAACACCTATTTTGAATTTACGGAAACTATAAAGGATTCAAAAAACAAGGATCTATTTCAAAAATTGGGTACGTTATATGCTCTTTATGAAATAAGACAGGATGCTTCCTGGTATTTGGAACAGGGATATATTGGCGGTACTAAATCCAAGGCCATACGACAGCGTGTGGAACGTTTGTGTACGGAACTAAGGCCACATATTCATGTTTTAGTTGATGGCTTTGGTATTCCTGATAATTGCTTGACCGCCCCTATAGCCGGTTAA
- a CDS encoding GIN domain-containing protein has product MKKLFFIVLVLVFGLHAIGQRKPKIKGNKDVVEVRESLPAFKAIQLDDDLEVVLQKAPTEGYALEIDNNLIDVLKFKVEDSTLFISSFYNITSKRKLDITVYYTELNRITMNNGEISMQDVISGNRLDVLTRETSRLELNATADIINISMEGISSGDFNVASDSLVMNLKDRIDVKVYSAGATNNLFMYENASAKFEGSTNFFMVKLYGKSTLKGEQLEAKQAIVILEDSPNATVNVLEDFQLSSRGSSKTSLYGNPKITILDFLDTSQLDKENN; this is encoded by the coding sequence ATGAAAAAGTTGTTCTTTATTGTTCTTGTCCTAGTTTTTGGACTTCATGCCATTGGTCAAAGGAAACCAAAAATAAAGGGAAATAAGGATGTCGTTGAGGTTCGTGAAAGCTTACCAGCTTTTAAAGCGATCCAGTTGGATGATGATTTGGAAGTAGTTCTCCAAAAGGCTCCCACGGAAGGATATGCTTTGGAAATAGATAATAATTTGATAGATGTATTAAAATTTAAGGTTGAGGATAGTACCTTGTTTATTTCTTCCTTTTACAATATCACTTCAAAGAGAAAACTCGATATCACGGTATACTATACGGAATTGAATCGAATAACCATGAACAATGGTGAAATCAGCATGCAGGATGTTATTTCCGGCAATCGTTTGGATGTATTGACAAGGGAGACTTCCCGTTTGGAACTTAATGCCACGGCTGATATAATTAATATAAGTATGGAGGGTATTAGTTCCGGTGATTTTAACGTGGCAAGTGACTCCCTTGTAATGAACTTAAAGGACCGCATTGATGTGAAAGTATATTCCGCAGGTGCTACCAACAATTTGTTCATGTATGAAAACGCTTCGGCAAAATTTGAAGGTTCCACGAATTTTTTCATGGTCAAATTATATGGAAAGAGTACCCTTAAAGGAGAGCAATTGGAGGCAAAACAAGCAATAGTGATTCTTGAGGATTCTCCTAACGCCACAGTAAATGTACTGGAAGATTTTCAACTTTCTTCCAGAGGTTCGTCCAAGACAAGTTTGTATGGCAACCCAAAAATTACCATTTTGGATTTTCTGGATACCTCTCAACTTGATAAAGAAAACAATTAA